The Xanthomonas indica genome has a segment encoding these proteins:
- a CDS encoding cation diffusion facilitator family transporter — protein sequence MSASSGSRLAIYAALAGNLAIAIAKFVAAAISGSSAMLSEGVHSLVDTVNELLLLYGLRRAARPADATHPFGHGRELYFWSFIVALLVFALGAGVSLYEGIAHIRHPQPASDHTLNYIVLGLSLLFEGGSWWISLREFRARKGRLSYVQAFRESKDPSLFTVLVEDSAALIGLLIALAGLLAAQWLDMPELDGVASVGIAAVLACSAFVLARETKGLLIGEPAARPLGDALRRIAAADPDVRAVNGVLSVQMGPDQVVAALSAEFEDQRSTAQIEACIERIEAAARAEHPELQALFVKPQTPETWLARRTALRRPPPA from the coding sequence ATGTCCGCTTCGTCCGGGTCCCGTCTCGCGATCTACGCCGCGCTCGCCGGCAATCTGGCCATCGCCATCGCCAAGTTCGTCGCCGCGGCGATCTCCGGCAGTTCGGCGATGCTCAGCGAAGGCGTGCATTCGCTGGTGGACACGGTCAACGAGCTGTTGCTGCTGTACGGCCTGCGCCGCGCCGCGCGCCCGGCCGACGCCACCCATCCGTTCGGCCATGGGCGCGAGCTGTACTTCTGGAGCTTCATCGTCGCCCTGCTGGTGTTCGCGCTCGGCGCCGGGGTGTCGCTGTACGAGGGCATCGCCCACATCCGCCATCCGCAGCCGGCCAGCGACCACACCCTCAACTACATCGTGCTGGGGCTGTCGCTGCTGTTCGAGGGCGGCTCGTGGTGGATCTCGCTGCGCGAGTTCCGCGCGCGCAAGGGCCGCCTGAGCTACGTGCAGGCGTTCCGCGAGAGCAAGGATCCGAGCCTGTTCACCGTGCTGGTGGAGGACAGCGCAGCGCTGATCGGCCTGCTGATCGCGCTGGCCGGGCTGCTCGCCGCGCAGTGGCTGGACATGCCGGAGCTGGACGGCGTCGCGTCCGTCGGCATCGCCGCGGTGCTGGCCTGCTCGGCGTTCGTGCTGGCGCGCGAGACCAAGGGCCTGCTGATCGGCGAGCCGGCGGCGCGCCCGCTCGGCGACGCACTGCGGCGCATCGCCGCCGCCGATCCGGACGTGCGCGCGGTCAACGGCGTGCTCAGCGTGCAGATGGGACCGGACCAGGTGGTGGCCGCGCTCAGCGCCGAGTTCGAGGACCAGCGCAGCACCGCGCAGATCGAAGCCTGCATCGAGCGCATCGAGGCGGCCGCGCGCGCCGAGCACCCGGAACTGCAGGCGCTGTTCGTCAAGCCGCAGACCCCGGAGACCTGGCTGGCCCGGCGCACCGCGCTGCGCCGCCCGCCGCCGGCCTGA
- a CDS encoding zinc ribbon domain-containing protein YjdM — MPAAPACPQCTLENTYVDGANWVCADCGHEWPVAAEAANDAATVVRDSNGNVLQAGDTVVVIKDLKVKGSSIPLKQGTVIRGIRLVEDDAEHIEGNSDKIKGLVLKTCFLRKA, encoded by the coding sequence ATGCCCGCCGCACCCGCCTGCCCGCAATGCACCCTGGAAAACACCTACGTCGACGGCGCCAACTGGGTGTGCGCGGACTGCGGCCACGAGTGGCCGGTCGCGGCCGAGGCCGCCAATGACGCGGCGACGGTGGTGCGCGACAGCAACGGCAACGTGCTGCAGGCCGGCGACACGGTGGTGGTGATCAAGGACCTGAAGGTCAAGGGATCGTCGATCCCGCTCAAGCAGGGCACGGTGATCCGCGGCATCCGCTTGGTCGAGGACGATGCCGAACACATCGAAGGCAACTCGGACAAGATCAAGGGCCTGGTGCTGAAGACCTGCTTCCTGCGCAAGGCCTGA
- a CDS encoding prolyl oligopeptidase family serine peptidase, whose product MRTYTGATAAGRLARTLVLAWGLCLLALPAWARMQEVKPGQTPELASGEGLVVVAVDTDVALSGVELNKDGKVFGGGTMSGLKPGISYRLYIAPAGDYAWRRVLLTPQFGYSLRDSDEFRFRLEPGQITYPGDLLFRPASFFSGDMGMVNRALAAMDWLQQTHPALWARYALRYAGHYPDPFPEFYRKALAQHPDARPAAQVALRTPPAPRAALPIAPATLFRGNRIADLSLNPRGDLLALQVHERKDEWRIELLDLSSDQQRLLATSVDPIKQMLWAGNDALLFTVPVKNGRDVVRGIRADVAADGKRKWSPLTLPDGGFLVDALPQRPNQVLYATTLSNGDNAVQVLDVSSQAAIDRWRPRLRDRVNVGLERDVGWLTDGEGRLRLAIVRRDDGYVLRYRDGEGTTYRDVMTLDHLRDFQPVGLSFAADQIYAVTDDGRAQRELVAYDVATRKIVRTLFSRSGIDVVDMIQGPQRTPIGVTYYESGRLVSHYFENADERLGRALSAALPGRNVQIAARNADGKQMVLWADAADQPPQLYHLDLNKRVARTIGEAMPWLHGMAFAPSEVFRFKSRDGLPLEAFVTLPPGAGPKPLVVFPHGGPIGVADALGFDAETQFLASMGYAVLRVNFRGSDGYGRAFREAGRGSFGTLIEDDIDAAIVQAQARYPLDPQRMCVLGASYGGYSALVMTIRWPQRFRCAVSIAGVADRILFYTASDSARSAEGRANLEKYLGDPKAELAQMIDTSPLYHYDAIKVPVMLAHGLEDRRVDYEHTRRMLRMLDMAGNPPVGLSFEGEGHGFADVEHRVALWSGVAGFLQTSLSAPAAAPVQAAAASAP is encoded by the coding sequence ATGCGAACGTACACAGGGGCGACGGCTGCCGGCCGTCTGGCGCGCACGCTGGTCCTGGCATGGGGGTTGTGCCTGCTGGCGCTGCCGGCCTGGGCGCGCATGCAGGAGGTCAAGCCGGGGCAGACGCCGGAACTGGCGTCGGGCGAAGGCCTGGTGGTGGTGGCGGTGGACACCGACGTCGCATTGAGCGGCGTGGAGTTGAACAAGGACGGCAAGGTCTTCGGTGGCGGCACCATGTCCGGGCTCAAGCCGGGCATCAGCTACCGGCTCTACATCGCGCCGGCCGGCGACTACGCCTGGCGCAGGGTGCTGTTGACCCCGCAGTTCGGCTACAGCCTGCGCGACAGCGACGAGTTCCGCTTCCGGCTCGAGCCGGGGCAGATCACCTACCCGGGCGATCTGCTGTTCCGGCCGGCCTCGTTCTTCAGTGGCGACATGGGCATGGTCAATCGCGCATTGGCGGCGATGGACTGGCTGCAACAGACCCATCCGGCGCTGTGGGCACGCTACGCCCTGCGTTACGCCGGACACTACCCGGATCCGTTCCCGGAGTTCTATCGCAAGGCGCTCGCGCAGCACCCCGACGCACGCCCCGCGGCGCAGGTCGCACTGCGCACGCCGCCTGCGCCGCGCGCCGCGCTGCCGATCGCGCCGGCCACGCTGTTCCGCGGCAACCGCATCGCCGACCTCAGCCTGAATCCGCGCGGCGATCTGCTGGCGTTGCAGGTGCACGAGCGCAAGGACGAATGGCGCATCGAACTGCTGGACCTGTCCAGCGATCAGCAGCGCCTGCTCGCCACCAGCGTCGATCCGATCAAGCAGATGCTGTGGGCCGGCAATGACGCGTTGCTGTTCACCGTGCCGGTGAAGAACGGGCGCGACGTGGTCCGTGGCATCCGCGCCGATGTGGCGGCCGACGGCAAGCGCAAATGGAGTCCGCTGACCTTGCCCGACGGCGGGTTCCTGGTCGATGCCCTGCCGCAACGCCCCAACCAGGTGCTGTACGCCACCACCTTGAGCAACGGCGACAACGCCGTGCAGGTCCTGGACGTGTCCAGCCAGGCGGCGATCGACCGCTGGCGGCCGCGCCTGCGCGACCGGGTGAACGTCGGCCTGGAGCGCGACGTCGGCTGGCTGACCGATGGGGAAGGGCGGCTGCGCCTGGCCATCGTGCGCCGCGACGATGGCTACGTGCTGCGCTACCGCGACGGCGAAGGAACCACCTATCGCGACGTGATGACGCTCGACCACCTGCGCGATTTCCAGCCGGTGGGCCTGTCCTTTGCGGCGGACCAGATCTATGCGGTGACCGACGACGGACGCGCGCAGCGGGAGCTGGTCGCCTACGACGTGGCCACGCGCAAGATCGTGCGAACGCTGTTCAGCCGCAGCGGGATCGACGTGGTCGACATGATCCAGGGCCCGCAGCGCACCCCGATCGGCGTCACGTACTACGAGAGTGGCCGCCTGGTCAGCCACTACTTTGAGAATGCCGACGAGCGCCTGGGCCGCGCGCTCAGCGCGGCCTTGCCGGGGCGCAACGTACAGATCGCGGCGCGCAATGCGGACGGCAAACAGATGGTGCTCTGGGCCGACGCCGCCGACCAGCCGCCGCAGCTCTACCATCTCGACCTGAACAAGCGCGTGGCGCGCACGATCGGCGAGGCCATGCCGTGGCTGCATGGCATGGCCTTCGCGCCCAGCGAGGTGTTCCGATTCAAGAGCCGCGACGGGCTGCCGCTGGAAGCCTTCGTGACCCTGCCTCCTGGCGCCGGACCCAAGCCGCTGGTGGTGTTTCCGCACGGCGGACCGATCGGCGTCGCCGATGCGCTGGGCTTCGATGCGGAGACGCAGTTCCTCGCCTCGATGGGTTATGCGGTGCTGCGCGTCAACTTCCGTGGCTCGGACGGCTACGGCCGCGCGTTTCGCGAGGCCGGGCGCGGCAGCTTCGGTACCTTGATCGAGGACGATATCGATGCGGCGATCGTGCAGGCGCAGGCGCGCTATCCGCTGGATCCGCAGCGCATGTGCGTGCTCGGCGCCAGCTATGGCGGCTATTCGGCACTGGTGATGACGATCCGCTGGCCGCAACGCTTCCGCTGCGCCGTTTCCATCGCCGGCGTGGCCGATCGCATCCTGTTCTACACGGCCAGCGACAGCGCGCGCAGCGCCGAGGGACGCGCGAACCTGGAAAAGTACCTGGGCGACCCCAAGGCGGAGTTGGCGCAGATGATCGACACCTCGCCGCTGTACCACTACGACGCGATCAAGGTGCCGGTGATGCTGGCGCACGGCCTGGAGGACCGCCGGGTGGACTACGAGCACACCCGGCGCATGTTGCGCATGCTGGACATGGCCGGCAATCCGCCGGTGGGATTGAGCTTCGAAGGCGAGGGCCACGGTTTCGCCGACGTCGAGCATCGCGTCGCGTTGTGGAGCGGCGTGGCGGGCTTCCTGCAGACGTCTCTGTCCGCGCCGGCGGCCGCGCCGGTGCAAGCGGCAGCCGCCAGCGCACCCTGA
- a CDS encoding serine hydrolase domain-containing protein, translating to MPASSATASAFPPPALPPLSPQQAAPLDAAIDAALQQQRLVGAVVLVAHRGACIYRRAAGWADREAKRPMQEETRFRLASVSKLIVATAALALVAQGRLSLDAPIARWLPWFRPALADGRVPDISLRQLLSHSAGLGYRFLEPDGGPLARAGVSDGMDASGLSLEENLRRLAQVPLQYAPGSGWGYSLSIDVAGAVLQAASGQPLAQLVHDLVTAPLGMQATAFHAEDASSLAVPYVNGQPAPHRLGEGDVVAPLPDVAGIVFHPSRALDRTAFASAGAGMVGTAGDVLRLLETLRGGGAPLLPAALVAEMGRAQAGERGPPDAPGWGYGLGVAVLRDPAPTATPETPGTWRWGGAYGHSWFLDPARQLSVVALTNTLYEGMSGVFVTELRDAVYAAVRTESA from the coding sequence ATGCCTGCGTCCTCTGCCACCGCCTCCGCGTTTCCGCCCCCGGCGCTGCCGCCCCTGTCGCCACAGCAGGCCGCGCCGTTGGATGCCGCGATCGACGCCGCCCTGCAGCAGCAGCGGCTGGTCGGCGCGGTGGTGCTGGTCGCCCATCGCGGCGCCTGCATCTACCGCCGCGCCGCCGGCTGGGCCGACCGCGAGGCGAAGCGACCGATGCAGGAGGAGACCCGCTTCCGCCTGGCTTCGGTCAGCAAACTGATCGTCGCCACCGCGGCGTTGGCGCTGGTGGCGCAGGGCCGGCTGAGCCTGGATGCGCCGATCGCACGCTGGCTGCCGTGGTTCCGTCCCGCCCTCGCCGACGGCCGGGTGCCGGACATCAGCCTGCGCCAACTGCTCAGCCACAGCGCCGGATTGGGCTACCGCTTCCTCGAACCCGACGGCGGCCCGCTTGCGCGCGCTGGCGTCTCCGATGGCATGGACGCCAGCGGCCTGAGCCTGGAGGAAAACCTGCGCCGCCTCGCCCAGGTACCGCTGCAGTACGCGCCGGGCAGCGGCTGGGGCTATTCGCTGTCGATCGACGTCGCCGGTGCGGTGCTGCAGGCGGCTAGCGGCCAGCCGCTGGCGCAGTTGGTGCATGATCTGGTCACCGCCCCGCTGGGGATGCAGGCCACGGCCTTCCATGCCGAGGACGCCTCCAGCCTGGCGGTGCCTTACGTCAACGGCCAGCCTGCACCGCACCGTCTGGGCGAAGGCGACGTGGTCGCGCCGCTGCCCGACGTCGCCGGCATCGTCTTCCATCCCTCGCGCGCGCTGGACCGCACCGCGTTCGCGTCCGCCGGCGCCGGCATGGTCGGCACTGCCGGCGACGTGCTGCGGCTGCTGGAGACCCTGCGGGGCGGTGGCGCGCCGCTGCTGCCGGCTGCGCTGGTCGCGGAGATGGGCCGCGCCCAGGCCGGCGAACGCGGTCCGCCGGACGCACCGGGCTGGGGCTACGGCCTGGGCGTTGCGGTCCTGCGCGACCCGGCGCCGACCGCGACCCCGGAAACGCCCGGCACCTGGCGCTGGGGCGGCGCCTATGGCCACAGCTGGTTCCTCGATCCGGCGCGGCAGCTGAGCGTGGTCGCGCTGACCAACACGCTCTACGAGGGCATGTCAGGCGTGTTCGTCACCGAGCTGCGCGATGCGGTGTATGCCGCGGTACGCACCGAGTCCGCATGA